A window of Prevotella fusca JCM 17724 genomic DNA:
TAACCCACGTTCATATCGCCTGCCTGATGGTTGACAGCCTGATTGCGCATGCTCTTCGTTGCATCAATCTTCGGCTCGACATAGTCTGCTGGTTTGCAGAGATTCTTCGTCTGGCGGGTTTCCACATTATATATATATATGTCGGCATCGGTAGAGATGGCGTATTGTGTGCCCTCCTTCTTGCGGCAGGTGTAGGCAATAAACTTGGAATCCTTGCTCCAGTCAATCTGCTCAATACCACCGAAAGGAGCCAGCGGACTCTCATAAGGCTCGCCTTCGAGCACGTCAATGCCTGCACCAACTCCCTCAGCAGTAACGTCAGCCACGAATGGATGAGCATTCGTTGTCACATAATGGTCCCAGTGACGATAGTTCATATCAGTGATGACCATACCCGTTGCCTTCGGCAGATCGCTCGGATTCTGCTTGATAGTACCGTAGTAAGGGATGCTCTTGATGAGCACAACACGCTTACGGTCGGGTGAGAAGCGGAAGCCTTCGATGTCGATGTCCGACTGTGTGAGCTGCTTACGGTTCGTTCCGTCAGCATTCATTGTCCACAACTGACCGTCAGTGAGGAAAGCCAGAGTGTTGTTGTCGAGCCATGCTGCATCACTCTCACTCTTTGCAGAGACCGTGAGCAGACGGTCGTTCTTGCCATCGGCATCCATCACACGAAGGACCTGATGCCCCTTGTTTTCCTTGACACTGTAGTAACCCACCTGATAGACAATCTTCTTGCCGTCAGGTGAAGCCTGTGCAGCACCGATACGCCCCATGGCCCAGAGAGCCTCGGGAGTCATGAGGTCGCTCTTCAGCGTGATGTTGTTGCGTCCGATGTTCACATCCTGTGCCTGTGCAACGCTGCCACTCATCATCAAGGCGGCAGTCATTGCGATGGTTAAGTTTTTGTTCATAGCTTATAGACCTTTCTTTTTGTTATTGAGTTCTTCCTGTCTACGACGGAGTTCTTCCTGCTGTTTCTGCTGCATCTCCTGCAAAGCCTGCATGCGGGCAAAGAGACCGCCGCCCTTGTTGGACGGGTTGTTCTTCTTCTCGGTGCGGCGTGCCTCAAGAATCTCGAGGAGTTTCTCCTCATTGGTTGTCTTACGCAGTGTCCACATGATGGCTGCTGAGAAGAAGAGGGAGATGAAGTAGTAGAAGTTCAGACCCGATGAGTAATCATTGAACATGAAGAAGAAGAACAGCGGCATTGCAAACATCATCCACTGCATCATCTTCATCTGGTCAGCCTGCTGTCCTACCATCTGGTCCTTCTGCTGCTGCATGGTGAACCATGTGTAGAGCAGGTTGGCACCACAGAAGAGGATACAGGTCAGTGAGATATGGTCACCGATGAGCCAGAGATTCTGGTTCCATGAAATAATAGGGTCGAAAGTACTGAGGTCATCCATCCACAGGAAGCTCTGGCCACGAAGCTGAATGGCATTCGGTACGAAGTTGAACATCGCAATCCAGATAGGCATCTGTATCAGCATCGGCAGACAGCCTGACAACGGGCTGACACCATACTCTGAATACTTCTGCATCATCGCCTGCTGCTTCTGCATCTGGTCTTCAGGTTTGTTGAACTGCTTGGTAGCCTCATCCAGTTTCGGCTTCAGCACACGCATCTTAGCTGAACTCATATAACTCTTCTTCACCATCGGGAAGGTGATGAGCTTCAACAGTAAGGTAATGAGAATCAGCACTACTCCCATTGGGAACACCTTGCTCAACCAGTCGAATACATAGAGCGTGAACCAGCGGTTGATGATGCGGAACAAAGGCCAGCCGAGATATACAAGGCGTTCCATGTCGAGCTCTTTACCGAACCTGCTTTCCTTCTCTACAGACTGGAGCAGGCGGAAATCATTAGGACCAAAATAGAACTCGAACTCTGACGGACGCTTGCCAGTAGGGTCAAAGCCCGCCTTCATATTCGCCTCATACTGCTTGAGGTAGTGTGTTCCCTTCTCAAGTGGTGTGCTCTTGAGCTTTGCACCCTGCGCAAAGTTATCCTTTGAAATCATCACAGCAGAGAAAAACTGGTTCTTGAAAGCCACCCAGTCCATATCCTTCTCGGTTGTTTCTTCTTTCTCAGACGTTTCACTAAGATAGTCAGTACCACTGTCATGCTTCTTATAGGTAAGAGTAGCATAACGGTTCTCAAACGTGAAACCACGCTCCTGCTGACGGCAACGCTCCTGCCAGTTGATGTCCATCTGGTTGTAATTCGGTGCAAACATCCCGTTCATACCCTCTGCCTGCAATGACATACGGAGGAGATAACCATCGCCAAGACTATAGTTCAAGGTGAGGGTCTTGCCCTTTCCTGCAACGGCAGTAAACGTAACTGTGGAATCAGTCACGTTTGACGGTGTGAAGACAAGGTCTTTCGTCTCGATGTTGCTGTTCTTTGCAGCCAGCATAAAGTTCAGACTCTGGTCGTTACCACTGAACAAGGTAACGTTCTTCTGGTCCTTTGAACCGTCCTTGACAGCGATGTCATGACCGATGTAATTCTTGATGACAGCCTTCTTTACGACACCGCCCTTGGTGTTCAAGGTCAGTTCCACCTTACTGTTCTTCAGCGTGATGTCCTGTGCCTTTCCGTTCAATGCCGAATAGAACAGGGCTGTTGTGTCAGCCGCCACGGCAGCTTTCTGCTGTGCCTGCTTCTCAGCAGCGAGTTTTGCATCCTGTGCTTTCTTGGCTGCAGCAATAGAATCCTTTACAAATTCAGCTCTCTGCTGTGCCAGTTGCTCGGCTGATGGCTGCTGCCACCAGGCGAAACCAAAGAGAATCAGGGCTATGAGTACAAACCCTGTGATCGTTCTTTTATCCATTTATTATTTTTTCTGATTTTCTATTGAAGTCTTTATGAAATCGAGGAAGAGTGGGTGCGGCTGGAGTACGGTTGACTGATACTCCGGGTGGAACTGTGTTCCGATGTACCACTTCAAGCCCGGAATCTCAACAATCTCAACCAAGTCGCTCTCCGGATTACGGCCGACACACATCATGCCGTTCTTCTCAAACTCTTTCTCGTAGTCGTTATTAAACTCGTAACGGTGGCGGTGACGCTCCTGTATATGCTCCTGCTTGTAGATATTGAAGGTGCGTGAGCCCTGACGCAGCACGCACTCAAAGGCACCGAGACGCATCGTACCACCCATGTTGGTGATGTTCTTCTGCTCTTCCATGATATCAATGACGTTATGCATCGTCTTCTCATCAATCTCACGTGAGTTGGCATCCTTGTAGCCAAGGACATTACGGGCGAACTCTATCACCATCATCTGCATACCGAGACAGATTCCGAAGGTCGGGATATTGTGGGTGCGGGTGTAGTGGGCAGCAACAATCTTACCCTCGATACCACGCTGACCGAAGCCAGGACAAACCACGATACCGTCCTGTCCCTTGAGCTTCTCGCCGATATTCTCCTCCGTCAGCTCCTCAGAATTGATGAAGGTAATGACGGTCTTGCGGTCGTTATAGGTTCCTGCCTGCAGCAGTCCCTCACGGATACTCTTGTAAGCATCCTGCAGGTCGTACTTACCCACAAGTCCGATGTGCACCTCCTCTGTAGCCTTACGCTGACGGTCGAGAAACTCCTTCCACGGACCGAGTGCCGGCTTAGGCCCGACTTCCTCGCCGCACTTGCGCAGTATGGCAGCATCCAATCCCTGCTCCAGCATATTCACAGGTACGTCATAGATGCTTGGAAGGTCCTCACTCTGCACGACGCAGTCGAAGTCTACATTACAGAACGCAGCCACCTTCTTACGGATGTCATCCTCGAGATGCTTCTCCGTGCGCAGCACGAGAACATCCGGCTGGATACCCACACTCTGCAGTTCCTTCACACTGTGCTGCGTAGGCTTTGTCTTCAGCTCACCCGCAGCCTTAAGATAAGGAACGTATGTCAGGTGAAGATTGATGGCACGCTTGCCCAGTTCCCACTTCAACTGGCGGATAGCCTCAAGGAACGGTGCCGACTCGATGTCGCCGATGGTTCCACCAATCTCGGTTATCACGAAGTCATAGTGATACTTCTGTCCCAACTGCTTGATGTTGCGTTTGATTTCGTCCGTGATGTGCGGTACAACCTGGATAGTCTTGCCCAGATAGTCGCCGCGACGCTCCTTGTCAATGACGCTCTTGTAGATACGTCCCGTAGTCATGGAGTTGGCTTTCGTGGTCTTGATACCCGTGAAGCGTTCGTAGTGACCGAGGTCGAGGTCGGTCTCCATACCGTCCACCGTCACGTAGCACTCGCCGTGCTCGTATGGGTTCAGCGTACCCGGGTCGATGTTGATGTACGGATCAAATTTCTGAATGGTAATATTGTAGCCTCTTGCTTGAAGAAGCTTACCGATTGACGACGAAATAATTCCTTTACCAAGTGAAGAAACCACGCCGCCCGTAACGAAGATATACTTTGTTTCAGCCACGATGTATGTATGTTTAATTATTGTCTTTGAAAACGAATATCGTTGGTTCCAAACTAAAATGCAAAGATACTAATTTTCCGTGAATTAGGCTGATTATAAGGAATAAATTTAGCATGTATTTCATTCTGTGCCTAAAGCGTGACGGTCCGCCCCCGTCAACAAAACCAAATCAGGCGACAGGACAGCCTGCTTTCATTTTGTCGTTTTACTTGCTGCATACCTGTATTATAACCGGCAAAAACATCCTGTTTCAGACCATAACAGATGTTTCTTATAACATTCTGTCTTTCCTGATCTCTGATGAACTGGGACGTATCTTCTTCTCTGTCTGCCAGTTCCTTGAAACTCTGTCCCACCCCTTTCATAATCCCATCTTCCTTGAAAACAGTCTGAGTATTTGCAGAAAAGGACGAGTAAGGATTCTGCAACTTTACTTACCTTTCTTCAGAAAATGGTTTATCAATGAAGGCGGACCGTCTTCTCCGTTTCTCAGTTTTTAATCTAAAGGAGAGCAAATTTCCCTTATCTCCTCCTTATTGCACCTGTTCCCCAACAAGGCTGAACGAAACGCTCTATCGTCACACCAAGTTCGGAGGTCACACGGTCCATAATTCGGCGAAGCGTGTCCTCCTGATGGAATTTCACATTGGCGTTTCCGTCACGGTTCTCACCTCCGACTATGATGCCCCCCGATGGAAGCCCAGCCCGGAAAACAGCCATGGTCCTGCTTGTAGGAATACTTTGCATCGAACTTGCGGGCAGGAACAAACTGGTGGTCAAAGTCCAGGTCAACATGGCTGCCCGCCTTTATAAGGTTCTCCCGTTAAATGCGTAGATTGGAAACAGAACAAAGGCTTATACACCTGTATGGAATGACTGTCCAAGATCGGACGGTCTCACAAAAAGCGATAATGCACAAAATAAAAAAGCAGAAAAGGCAAACAGATACCATGTCTTTCCGTCTTCTACAAACAACTTATTACCATATCAACCAATGTTTGTAAACTATTTTCATGCTAGATCAAAGCTAATACATGGTCTCTTGGCTTTGAAAAGACGCTCAATTGACTTGCAATAGATGCCCTTTTGAGACCTTACTGACGCCCTTTTGAAGTCCAATTAAGCACCTTTTCTTGCACTGCGTTATAACCGGTTGATTTACTGTCGGTTGCAAACTTGCTTTTTACACGTGTTTTTGCCTTTATCTGT
This region includes:
- the yidC gene encoding membrane protein insertase YidC, translated to MDKRTITGFVLIALILFGFAWWQQPSAEQLAQQRAEFVKDSIAAAKKAQDAKLAAEKQAQQKAAVAADTTALFYSALNGKAQDITLKNSKVELTLNTKGGVVKKAVIKNYIGHDIAVKDGSKDQKNVTLFSGNDQSLNFMLAAKNSNIETKDLVFTPSNVTDSTVTFTAVAGKGKTLTLNYSLGDGYLLRMSLQAEGMNGMFAPNYNQMDINWQERCRQQERGFTFENRYATLTYKKHDSGTDYLSETSEKEETTEKDMDWVAFKNQFFSAVMISKDNFAQGAKLKSTPLEKGTHYLKQYEANMKAGFDPTGKRPSEFEFYFGPNDFRLLQSVEKESRFGKELDMERLVYLGWPLFRIINRWFTLYVFDWLSKVFPMGVVLILITLLLKLITFPMVKKSYMSSAKMRVLKPKLDEATKQFNKPEDQMQKQQAMMQKYSEYGVSPLSGCLPMLIQMPIWIAMFNFVPNAIQLRGQSFLWMDDLSTFDPIISWNQNLWLIGDHISLTCILFCGANLLYTWFTMQQQKDQMVGQQADQMKMMQWMMFAMPLFFFFMFNDYSSGLNFYYFISLFFSAAIMWTLRKTTNEEKLLEILEARRTEKKNNPSNKGGGLFARMQALQEMQQKQQEELRRRQEELNNKKKGL
- a CDS encoding CTP synthase, whose protein sequence is MAETKYIFVTGGVVSSLGKGIISSSIGKLLQARGYNITIQKFDPYINIDPGTLNPYEHGECYVTVDGMETDLDLGHYERFTGIKTTKANSMTTGRIYKSVIDKERRGDYLGKTIQVVPHITDEIKRNIKQLGQKYHYDFVITEIGGTIGDIESAPFLEAIRQLKWELGKRAINLHLTYVPYLKAAGELKTKPTQHSVKELQSVGIQPDVLVLRTEKHLEDDIRKKVAAFCNVDFDCVVQSEDLPSIYDVPVNMLEQGLDAAILRKCGEEVGPKPALGPWKEFLDRQRKATEEVHIGLVGKYDLQDAYKSIREGLLQAGTYNDRKTVITFINSEELTEENIGEKLKGQDGIVVCPGFGQRGIEGKIVAAHYTRTHNIPTFGICLGMQMMVIEFARNVLGYKDANSREIDEKTMHNVIDIMEEQKNITNMGGTMRLGAFECVLRQGSRTFNIYKQEHIQERHRHRYEFNNDYEKEFEKNGMMCVGRNPESDLVEIVEIPGLKWYIGTQFHPEYQSTVLQPHPLFLDFIKTSIENQKK